In Triticum urartu cultivar G1812 unplaced genomic scaffold, Tu2.1 TuUngrouped_contig_9888, whole genome shotgun sequence, the following proteins share a genomic window:
- the LOC125532423 gene encoding triosephosphate isomerase, cytosolic-like — LIESIYSLSVLCILCNRLKWTDSYLSPVSLLFVSYFFSEKISDWTNFLLAYEPVWAIGTGKVASPAQAQEVHDGLRKWLHANVGPAVAESTRIIYGGSVNGANCKQLAAQPDLDGFLVGGAREAENGDALGFVGVAGDVLKGPGRSGMVYAGRPRRPDDCHGSPASL; from the exons CTAATTGAATCCATTTATAGTTTATCTGTACTTTGCATTTTGTGCAATAGATTGAAATGGACGGATTCTTACCTTTCGCCTGTTTCACTTTTGTTTGTGTCTTATTTTTTTTCAGAGAAAATATCAGACTGGACAAACTTTTTGCTGGCATATGAACCAGTGTGGGCCATTGGAACCGGCAAGGTTGCTTCCCCTGCTCAAGCACAGGAG GTTCATGATGGTCTGAGGAAGTGGCTCCACGCTAATGTTGGTCCTGCAGTTGCTGAATCTACCAGGATTATCTATGGAG GCTCTGTAAATGGGGCAAACTGCAAACAGCTTGCAGCTCAACCTGATCTTGACGGGTTCCTTGTTGGCGGCGCGCGAGAGGCGGAGAATGGGGATGCGCTAGGGTTTGTGGGGGTCGCGGGCGATGTCTTAAAGGGGCCGGGGAGGTCGGGGATGGTCTACGCGGGGCGGCCTCGGCGGCCGGATGACTGCCACGGCTCCCCTGCCTCCCTGTAG